The Glandiceps talaboti chromosome 1, keGlaTala1.1, whole genome shotgun sequence genome has a segment encoding these proteins:
- the LOC144435859 gene encoding uncharacterized protein LOC144435859 yields MVFYSRLVLSPLHGNKSMKIQTRQFECLEDEFRCESDGECIDGDGVCDAINDCNDASDEEHCANCTHESVYRCNDGSCIYKAFRCDDTIQCVGGEDEQDCAGCALDEFTCPSNNSCIDGDFVCDGENDCGDFSDEEYCADCTHESLYQCYDGQCMYKGFQCNGINDCVGGDDEDMYNCLVPNELVCEGDKMLLAVTQDWLIHILNIGDAEAGDFHFNFINCTGHMIDDLFVFETMLGDCGTTSMVEDGKAINYTNTVYNDRGTGVIEMTCVYPMEYELEPIYFIANPCALLAHFLGIGTFSAVTSLYTNDTFTALLNPATDYPVEICNGTLIYFGIAIDTNDGDLELFVKNCFMSESVNPGLSPTYDFITDGCLTDRVNEYDVLPVYVFEKKHYGVDVYDVVHGVDVGVGDNIELYLHCSIVTCLIYQDETPCDLVCMDNSSNYYSYFFQKMIKF; encoded by the exons ATGGTATTCTACTCACGACTTGTTCTTTCTCCTTTGCATGGCAATAAATCTATGAAGATTCAAACAAGGCAATTTG AGTGTCTCGAAGACGAATTTAGATGTGAATCTGATGGTGAATGTATCGATGGAGATGGAGTCTGTGATGCAATTAACGATTGCAATGACGCCAGTGATGAAGAGCATTGTGCCA ATTGCACACATGAATCTGTGTACCGATGTAATGATGGAAGCTGTATTTATAAAGCCTTTAGATGTGATGATACAATCCAGTGTGTTGGTGGAGAAGATGAACAAGATTGTGCTG gCTGTGCCTTGGATGAATTTACATGTCCATCCAATAATTCGTGTATCGATGGAGACTTTGTCTGTGATGGAGAAAATGACTGTGGTGACTTCAGTGATGAAGAATATTGTGCCG ATTGTACACACGAGTCACTGTATCAATGTTACGACggacaatgtatgtacaaaggGTTTCAATGTAATGGTATAAACGACTGTGTTGGAGGAGACGACGAAGACATGTACAATTGCTTAG TACCCAATGAGCTCGTCTGTGAGGGTGATAAAATGTTACTAGCTGTTACCCAGGATTGGTTAATTCATATATTAAACATCGGAGACGCAGAGGCAGGAGATTTCCATTTCAACTTTATAAATTGCACTGGACATATGATAGATGACTTATTTGTTTTTGAGACGATGCTTGGTGACTGCGGTACTACATCAATG GTAGAGGATGGTAAAGCCATTAACTATACTAACACGGTCTACAATGACAGAGGTACAGGAGTCATTGAAATGACGTGTGTGTATCCAATGGAATATGAATTGGAACCGATTTACTTCATCGCCAATCCCTG TGCTCTCCTCGCTCATTTCTTGGGTATCGGTACCTTCTCTGCAGTCACCTCACTGTACACCAACGACACTTTCACTGCTCTGTTAAACCCTGCTACTGACTACCCTGTTGAAATATGTAATGGCACCCTAATATACTTTGGTATCGCTATAGACACAAACGATGGTGATCTAGAACTGTTTGTCAAGAACTGCTTCATGTCAGAAAGTGTAAACCCTGGGCTATCACCAACATATGACTTTATAACTGATGG CTGCCTCACTGATCGCGTGAATGAATATGACGTTTTGCCagtttatgtattcgagaaaaaacaCTATGGTGTTGATGTGTATGACGTTGTTCATGGGGTAGATGTCGGTGTCGGAGACAATATTGAACTGTATCTCCATTGCTCTATCGTTACGTGCTTAATATATCAAGATGAAACACCATGCGACTTGGTATGTATGGATAACTCTAGCAATTATTATTCATACTTCTTTCAGAAAATGATTAAATTTTGA